The Muricauda sp. SCSIO 65647 genome includes a region encoding these proteins:
- a CDS encoding STAS/SEC14 domain-containing protein has protein sequence MKIGSNKKAIIVKEYQLDIGTVQVYDNYMVSSFDEGATLTLERAYQIIGISEIHFRNRPFGYISLRKNSYAIDPIIYTYLRGLDNLKAFAIVSKKEIDMHNFKIEKLFYKKNMEFFIEYENAVVWVKKRLKAKKGKSKL, from the coding sequence ATGAAGATTGGGTCTAACAAAAAGGCCATAATAGTAAAGGAATATCAGCTTGATATCGGTACTGTTCAGGTCTACGACAATTATATGGTCTCGAGTTTTGATGAAGGGGCCACTTTGACTTTAGAAAGGGCATATCAAATAATAGGGATTTCAGAAATTCACTTCAGAAACCGACCCTTTGGGTATATCAGCCTTAGAAAAAATTCATACGCCATAGATCCGATTATCTATACTTACCTCAGGGGGCTTGACAATTTGAAGGCTTTTGCCATCGTTTCCAAAAAGGAAATCGATATGCACAACTTCAAAATAGAGAAGCTTTTCTATAAGAAGAACATGGAGTTCTTCATCGAATATGAAAATGCAGTGGTCTGGGTCAAAAAAAGGCTCAAGGCCAAAAAGGGCAAAAGCAAGCTTTAA
- a CDS encoding homoserine kinase — protein MEEIKIFCPATIANISCGFDVLGLALDGVGDEMVVRKVAQEGVKITKIIGQELPLEAEKNVAGAAIIALLEDFDTEFGFQIEIDKKIKPGSGIGSSAASAAGAVWAVNELLGRPFTKQELIAFAMQGEKVASGVAHADNVAPAIYGGFTLVRSYDPLDVVPLPTPKELFATVIHPQIEIKTADSRKVIKTNISLEKGIKQWGNLGGLVAGLFTEDYGLIGRSLEDHIIEPIRSILIPGFDEIKEATIIAGALGCGISGSGPSIFALSRGIETAEKVARAMKETYLKLDVDFDVHVSKINSEGIKRIKAHT, from the coding sequence ATGGAAGAAATCAAAATATTCTGTCCGGCCACCATAGCCAACATCTCTTGCGGGTTTGATGTACTTGGCCTCGCCTTAGATGGGGTGGGCGATGAGATGGTGGTGCGAAAGGTAGCACAAGAAGGTGTGAAAATCACGAAGATCATTGGGCAAGAGCTCCCCCTTGAAGCAGAAAAGAATGTGGCCGGTGCGGCCATAATCGCCCTGCTTGAAGACTTCGATACCGAATTTGGTTTTCAAATCGAAATAGACAAGAAAATCAAACCGGGCAGCGGTATCGGTAGTAGTGCAGCCAGTGCGGCAGGGGCTGTTTGGGCTGTCAATGAACTGCTGGGTAGGCCTTTCACAAAACAAGAACTGATCGCATTTGCGATGCAGGGTGAAAAAGTGGCGAGTGGCGTGGCCCATGCCGATAATGTGGCTCCGGCGATTTATGGCGGATTTACATTGGTCAGAAGTTATGATCCTTTGGATGTAGTGCCGCTCCCCACACCCAAAGAATTGTTTGCAACAGTAATCCATCCTCAGATAGAAATCAAAACAGCCGATTCCCGAAAGGTGATAAAGACCAATATTTCCTTGGAAAAAGGAATCAAGCAATGGGGAAACCTAGGGGGTTTGGTGGCAGGGCTCTTTACTGAAGATTATGGGTTGATCGGGCGTTCGCTTGAAGACCATATCATAGAACCCATCAGGTCGATTTTGATTCCGGGGTTTGATGAAATCAAAGAAGCAACAATCATAGCAGGTGCGCTGGGCTGTGGCATATCAGGTTCAGGGCCATCGATTTTTGCGTTGAGCAGGGGAATCGAGACTGCCGAAAAGGTGGCAAGGGCCATGAAAGAGACGTATTTGAAATTAGATGTTGATTTCGACGTACATGTGTCGAAGATCAATTCAGAGGGAATCAAGCGCATCAAAGCACACACATGA
- a CDS encoding NAD(P)H-hydrate dehydratase — translation MKIFSAEQIYKADGLTIKNQQITSDVLMERAAIGLFEWLHERLQGASVKIHIFCGIGNNGGDGIALARHLHEHGYDAVVHVVNYSEKRSKDFLINLERLKDRKLWPEFLNEKSVLPEIDENDIIIDAIFGIGLNRPPTDWVANLIKHLNASRAFTLSVDVPSGLFPDRVPDDFDAVVRANFVLTIQAPKLSFFLPQTGIFINQWEIIDIGMDGQYLLETETDYDFITRAEIMPLYIPREKFAHKGTYGHSVVLGGSYGKIGAVVLAAKAALAIGSGLVTTYIPECGYKILQTAVPEAMVVTDGEDDFINHIIIPFEPSVIGLGMGLGTKSNTVSAIAKFFGNNKKPLVIDADGLNILAKHPDLLKKLPPKTILTPHEGELRRLLGDWKDDFDKLKKARTFSKAHDCVMVVKGAHTVVIYDGKGYINSTGNPGMATAGSGDVLAGMLTGLLAQGYPAPHAAIFGVFLHGLAGDLTASKKGYEAVTALGIIDTIGDAFVALFNSDMENAKKKTSAKS, via the coding sequence ATGAAAATTTTTAGCGCAGAACAGATCTATAAAGCTGATGGGTTGACAATCAAGAATCAGCAGATAACAAGTGATGTGCTTATGGAGCGGGCGGCCATTGGGCTATTCGAATGGTTACATGAACGATTACAAGGCGCCTCGGTCAAAATTCATATCTTCTGCGGCATCGGCAACAACGGTGGCGATGGCATTGCACTGGCCCGGCATCTTCATGAGCACGGTTATGACGCTGTGGTGCATGTGGTCAATTACAGTGAAAAACGCTCAAAAGACTTTTTGATCAATCTTGAGCGGTTAAAAGACCGTAAATTATGGCCTGAATTTCTGAACGAAAAAAGCGTATTGCCAGAAATAGATGAAAACGATATTATCATCGATGCTATTTTTGGTATTGGACTGAACAGACCTCCTACCGATTGGGTCGCCAACTTGATCAAGCATTTAAATGCTTCGCGAGCTTTTACGCTCTCGGTCGATGTACCCTCCGGACTTTTTCCAGATAGGGTTCCTGATGATTTTGATGCTGTTGTACGGGCCAATTTTGTGTTGACCATACAAGCGCCCAAATTGTCATTTTTTCTTCCACAGACCGGAATTTTCATCAATCAATGGGAAATCATCGATATCGGAATGGACGGCCAATACCTTTTGGAAACCGAAACCGATTATGACTTCATTACAAGAGCTGAAATAATGCCCCTTTACATACCCCGTGAAAAGTTTGCCCATAAAGGCACCTATGGGCATTCGGTCGTTCTTGGTGGTAGCTATGGCAAAATAGGAGCTGTTGTGCTTGCTGCGAAAGCCGCCCTTGCCATTGGCAGCGGATTGGTAACTACTTATATACCCGAATGTGGTTACAAAATACTGCAAACGGCAGTGCCCGAAGCAATGGTCGTAACCGACGGTGAAGATGACTTTATCAACCATATAATCATTCCCTTTGAACCTTCGGTCATTGGTCTGGGAATGGGACTTGGCACAAAAAGCAACACCGTAAGTGCCATTGCGAAATTTTTCGGCAACAACAAGAAACCTCTCGTCATAGATGCCGATGGACTCAATATCTTGGCGAAGCATCCAGATTTGTTGAAAAAGCTTCCTCCGAAGACCATCTTAACCCCTCATGAAGGCGAATTAAGACGTCTGTTGGGTGATTGGAAAGATGATTTTGATAAGCTGAAAAAAGCACGGACATTCTCAAAAGCACATGACTGTGTCATGGTGGTCAAAGGTGCCCATACCGTTGTGATCTATGACGGGAAAGGGTATATCAACTCCACCGGAAATCCAGGTATGGCCACCGCAGGAAGCGGTGATGTACTTGCGGGAATGCTTACAGGGTTATTGGCGCAAGGATACCCGGCACCACATGCTGCCATTTTTGGTGTTTTTTTGCATGGTTTGGCGGGTGATCTGACAGCTTCAAAAAAGGGATATGAAGCAGTCACCGCCTTAGGTATAATCGATACTATCGGTGATGCTTTCGTGGCATTGTTCAATAGTGACATGGAAAATGCCAAAAAGAAAACTTCGGCAAAGTCTTAA
- the thrC gene encoding threonine synthase has protein sequence MRYLSLNDKNHMAGFKEAVVRGIAPDKGLYFPERIEPLPSSFFDQIENRSKDEIAFQAIQQFVGEDISNNALQNIIAATLDFEFPLVTIEEGIATLELFHGPTMAFKDVGARFMANCLGHFSETSDEEVTVLVATSGDTGGAVANGFLGVEGAKVVILYPSGKVSDIQERQLTTLGQNITAMEVSGTFDDCQRMVKDAFLDVDITKKRKLTSANSINVARWLPQMFYYLFAYRDSKKREMDIVFSVPSGNFGNICAGMVAHRLGMPVKHFVAATNVNDVVPNYMKSAEYSPKPSIATISNAMDVGDPSNFIRIQNLFENSFEKLQRYLSSFSFTDEETKAAMFDVYGKTGYMMDPHGAVGYLGLKKYMENNPGISGIFLETAHPIKFLDVVKETLDVSLDIPPQIQRVIDKEKIAIPIKKYAELKSFLMD, from the coding sequence ATGAGATATTTAAGCCTGAACGACAAAAACCATATGGCTGGTTTCAAAGAAGCCGTCGTAAGGGGTATTGCACCTGATAAAGGACTGTATTTTCCAGAACGCATAGAACCACTACCATCTTCTTTTTTTGATCAAATTGAGAACCGTTCAAAAGACGAGATTGCTTTTCAGGCGATTCAACAATTTGTAGGCGAAGACATTTCAAACAATGCCCTTCAAAACATTATTGCCGCTACTCTTGATTTTGAATTTCCTTTGGTCACCATTGAAGAAGGCATTGCCACTTTAGAACTTTTTCATGGTCCGACCATGGCGTTCAAAGATGTCGGTGCCCGGTTTATGGCAAACTGCCTTGGGCATTTTTCAGAAACCTCAGATGAAGAAGTTACGGTCTTGGTGGCCACATCTGGCGACACGGGTGGTGCCGTGGCCAATGGCTTTTTAGGTGTTGAAGGGGCGAAAGTAGTGATTCTATACCCCAGCGGCAAGGTCAGTGACATTCAAGAACGCCAATTGACCACCTTGGGCCAGAATATAACCGCCATGGAAGTTTCGGGCACTTTTGACGATTGCCAGCGCATGGTCAAAGATGCTTTTTTAGATGTGGATATTACCAAGAAAAGAAAACTGACTTCGGCCAATAGCATCAATGTGGCCCGTTGGTTACCCCAAATGTTCTATTATCTATTCGCGTATCGCGATTCAAAAAAACGGGAAATGGACATTGTGTTTTCGGTGCCGAGCGGAAATTTTGGCAATATCTGTGCAGGTATGGTGGCACATCGATTGGGCATGCCCGTGAAACACTTTGTGGCGGCGACCAATGTCAATGATGTGGTACCCAACTATATGAAGAGTGCCGAATATAGCCCTAAACCCTCCATTGCCACCATCTCAAACGCCATGGATGTTGGTGACCCCAGTAATTTTATACGGATCCAAAACTTATTTGAAAACAGTTTTGAAAAGCTGCAACGATATCTTTCTTCCTTTTCCTTTACGGATGAAGAGACGAAGGCCGCGATGTTCGATGTGTATGGCAAAACAGGCTATATGATGGACCCCCATGGGGCCGTTGGTTATTTGGGATTAAAAAAATACATGGAAAACAATCCAGGTATCTCCGGTATCTTTTTGGAAACCGCCCACCCCATCAAATTTTTAGATGTGGTCAAAGAAACACTAGATGTTTCCCTTGATATTCCACCACAGATCCAAAGGGTCATTGACAAAGAGAAAATCGCGATTCCTATCAAAAAATATGCTGAACTCAAGAGTTTCTTAATGGATTAA
- a CDS encoding ATP-dependent Clp protease ATP-binding subunit, protein MDDNFSPRVKDVIAYSKEEALRLGHDFIGTEHLMLGLLRDGNGKAINILDALDVDLDHLRRKVEILSPANPGAGTTQKDKKNLHLTRQAERALKTTFLEAKLFQSSSINTAHLLLCILRNENDPTTKLLHKLKVDYDNVKEQFKSMITSEDDYVDSPKSESFPSDPEDSGDARDAGFGTGSSQKGSKKSKTPVLDNFGRDLTKLAEENKLDPVVGREKEIERVSQILSRRKKNNPLLIGEPGVGKSAIAEGLALRIINKKVSRILYNKRVVTLDLASLVAGTKYRGQFEERMKAVMNELEKNDDIILFIDEIHTIVGAGGATGSLDASNMFKPALARGEIQCIGATTLDEYRQYIEKDGALERRFQKVMVEPTTVEETIEILMNIKSKYEDHHNVNYTDDAVIACVKLTNRYMTDRFLPDKAIDALDEAGSRVHIVNMDVPKQILELEQKLEEVRELKNSVVKKQKYEEAAKLRDDEKRLEKDLALAQERWEEESKLHRETVSEENVADVVSMMSGVPVNRIAQTESNKLAELPNLIKGHVIGQDEAVIKVARAIQRNRAGLKDPNKPIGSFIFLGQTGVGKTQLAKILAQELFDSEDALIRIDMSEYMEKFAISRLVGAPPGYVGYEEGGQLTEKVRRKPYSVILLDEVEKAHPDVFNMLLQVFDDGYLTDSLGRKIDFRNTIIIMTSNIGARQLKDFGQGVGFGTAAKKAQADSHQKSVIENALKKAFAPEFLNRIDDVIVFNPLEKEDIHKIIDIELEKLYKRIKDIGYDLDLTDKAKDYIAEKGFDKQYGARPLKRAIQKYIEDSLAEEIVNSNLEEGDSIFMDLDEKKDELTIKIKKAKKSSKTE, encoded by the coding sequence ATGGATGATAATTTTTCACCAAGGGTAAAAGATGTCATTGCCTATAGCAAAGAAGAGGCATTGAGGCTTGGCCATGATTTTATTGGCACCGAGCATTTGATGTTGGGTCTGTTGCGTGACGGTAATGGCAAGGCCATCAATATTCTTGATGCCCTTGATGTGGACTTGGACCACCTGAGAAGAAAAGTAGAAATATTGAGTCCGGCAAATCCCGGTGCCGGAACCACGCAAAAAGATAAAAAGAACCTGCATTTGACGAGACAGGCCGAGAGAGCGTTGAAAACGACCTTTTTAGAGGCCAAGCTTTTTCAGAGTTCTTCGATTAATACGGCACATTTATTACTATGTATTCTTCGTAACGAAAATGACCCCACTACAAAGTTGTTGCACAAACTAAAGGTCGACTATGACAATGTGAAAGAACAGTTCAAGTCGATGATCACCAGTGAGGATGACTATGTAGATTCACCCAAGTCAGAATCTTTTCCCAGTGATCCTGAAGATTCTGGAGATGCAAGAGATGCAGGTTTTGGCACGGGGAGCTCACAAAAAGGAAGCAAAAAATCGAAAACGCCCGTACTTGACAATTTTGGACGTGATTTGACCAAACTGGCCGAAGAGAACAAATTAGACCCCGTAGTAGGCCGTGAAAAGGAAATCGAGCGGGTTTCGCAGATTTTGAGCAGAAGAAAAAAGAACAATCCGTTGTTGATCGGTGAGCCTGGTGTGGGCAAAAGTGCCATTGCCGAAGGTCTGGCACTGCGAATCATCAACAAAAAGGTATCACGAATACTTTATAATAAGCGGGTGGTCACATTGGATCTCGCCTCTTTAGTGGCAGGAACAAAGTACCGTGGCCAGTTCGAAGAGCGTATGAAAGCGGTCATGAACGAACTGGAAAAGAACGATGACATCATCTTGTTCATAGACGAGATACATACGATTGTCGGTGCAGGGGGTGCCACGGGCAGCCTTGACGCCTCCAATATGTTCAAACCTGCTTTGGCAAGGGGAGAAATTCAGTGTATCGGTGCCACCACACTCGATGAGTACCGGCAGTATATTGAGAAAGATGGGGCATTGGAACGTCGTTTTCAAAAGGTCATGGTCGAACCTACCACCGTTGAGGAGACCATTGAGATTTTGATGAACATTAAGAGCAAGTATGAAGACCATCATAATGTCAATTATACCGATGATGCGGTCATCGCCTGTGTTAAGTTGACCAATCGCTATATGACCGATAGATTTTTGCCAGATAAGGCAATCGACGCCCTTGACGAGGCCGGTTCACGGGTACATATTGTCAATATGGACGTGCCCAAACAAATTCTTGAACTCGAGCAAAAACTTGAAGAGGTTCGTGAATTGAAGAATAGCGTGGTCAAGAAGCAGAAATATGAAGAGGCCGCCAAACTGCGCGATGATGAGAAACGGCTTGAGAAAGATCTGGCACTTGCGCAAGAACGTTGGGAAGAAGAGAGTAAACTTCATCGTGAGACCGTATCTGAAGAAAATGTCGCCGATGTGGTCTCGATGATGAGCGGTGTGCCCGTCAACAGGATCGCACAGACCGAAAGCAATAAACTGGCCGAGTTGCCAAACCTGATCAAAGGGCATGTCATTGGCCAAGATGAGGCCGTGATAAAAGTGGCAAGGGCCATACAGCGCAATAGGGCAGGACTCAAAGATCCGAACAAACCTATTGGCTCTTTTATTTTCTTGGGTCAGACGGGGGTCGGAAAAACCCAATTGGCCAAAATTTTGGCGCAAGAACTGTTCGATTCAGAAGATGCCCTGATCCGTATCGATATGAGCGAGTATATGGAGAAGTTCGCTATCTCTAGATTAGTAGGTGCGCCTCCTGGCTATGTGGGTTATGAAGAAGGCGGTCAATTGACCGAAAAGGTTCGCAGAAAACCCTATTCCGTAATATTGCTCGATGAAGTCGAGAAAGCACACCCCGATGTGTTCAATATGCTCTTACAGGTTTTTGACGACGGTTATTTGACCGACAGCCTTGGCCGTAAGATCGATTTTAGAAACACCATCATCATCATGACCTCGAATATAGGGGCGAGACAGTTGAAAGACTTTGGGCAGGGTGTGGGCTTTGGTACCGCTGCCAAAAAGGCGCAGGCCGATAGCCATCAAAAGAGTGTTATTGAAAATGCGTTGAAAAAGGCATTTGCACCAGAATTCTTGAACAGAATAGATGATGTGATCGTCTTCAATCCCCTTGAAAAGGAAGATATCCACAAAATCATCGATATTGAGCTCGAGAAACTATACAAGCGTATCAAAGATATCGGTTATGACCTTGATCTGACCGACAAGGCCAAAGATTATATTGCCGAGAAAGGCTTTGACAAGCAATATGGGGCAAGGCCATTGAAGCGTGCCATTCAAAAATATATTGAAGATTCTTTAGCGGAAGAGATTGTAAACTCAAACCTTGAAGAAGGCGATAGCATTTTCATGGATCTTGACGAAAAGAAAGATGAGTTGACCATAAAAATCAAAAAGGCAAAAAAGTCCTCGAAAACCGAATAA
- the gcvT gene encoding glycine cleavage system aminomethyltransferase GcvT: MKTTALTGTHKALGAKMVEFAGYEMPVSYEGVNAEHTTVREAVGVFDVSHMGEFLIEGPNALNLLQKVTSNDASKLTVGKAQYSCLPNETGGIVDDLIVYRVKEETYLLVVNASNIKKDWEHISKYNGAIGADMRNISDDYSLLAIQGPKAVEAMQSLSSIDLSSIKFYNFVVGDFAGIDHVIISATGYTGSGGFEIYCKNNEVKQVWDKVIEAGADFGIKPIGLAARDTLRLEMGYCLYGNDIDDTTSPFEAGLGWITKFTKDFVNAETLAKQKEAGVDRKLIGFEMNEKAIPRHGYDIIDAEGNPIGTVTSGTMSPSLEKGIGLGYVSTAHIKEGGQIYVAIRKKSVAATIVKPPFYKG; this comes from the coding sequence ATGAAAACGACCGCATTGACAGGTACACATAAGGCACTTGGGGCCAAAATGGTTGAATTTGCAGGGTATGAGATGCCCGTATCTTACGAGGGGGTAAATGCTGAGCATACAACTGTTCGCGAGGCTGTGGGCGTGTTTGATGTCTCACATATGGGCGAGTTTTTGATCGAGGGCCCAAATGCATTGAACCTGCTCCAAAAGGTGACCTCCAACGATGCCTCAAAGCTCACGGTGGGCAAGGCGCAATACAGCTGCCTGCCCAATGAGACAGGTGGTATCGTTGACGATTTAATCGTGTACAGGGTAAAGGAGGAAACCTATCTGCTGGTGGTCAATGCATCGAACATCAAAAAAGACTGGGAACACATTTCAAAATACAATGGGGCCATCGGTGCGGACATGCGCAATATATCTGACGATTATTCCCTATTGGCCATTCAAGGCCCGAAAGCGGTTGAGGCCATGCAATCATTGTCATCCATAGATTTGTCAAGTATCAAATTCTACAATTTTGTAGTGGGAGACTTTGCCGGCATTGATCATGTCATCATTTCTGCTACGGGCTATACCGGCTCAGGGGGCTTTGAGATTTACTGTAAGAACAACGAGGTCAAACAAGTATGGGACAAGGTCATTGAGGCCGGAGCAGATTTCGGTATCAAGCCCATCGGTTTGGCGGCCCGTGATACCTTGAGACTTGAAATGGGCTATTGTCTCTATGGAAACGATATTGATGACACTACCTCTCCATTTGAGGCAGGTTTGGGCTGGATTACCAAGTTTACCAAAGATTTTGTCAACGCTGAGACCTTGGCAAAGCAAAAAGAAGCAGGCGTTGACCGAAAGCTGATCGGATTCGAAATGAACGAAAAGGCCATTCCCAGACATGGTTACGATATTATCGACGCCGAAGGCAACCCCATAGGTACAGTAACTTCGGGCACCATGTCGCCATCACTTGAAAAAGGTATCGGTCTGGGCTATGTTTCGACAGCCCATATCAAAGAAGGAGGGCAGATCTATGTTGCCATTAGAAAAAAATCGGTCGCTGCCACCATTGTCAAACCCCCGTTTTATAAAGGTTAG
- the thrA gene encoding bifunctional aspartate kinase/homoserine dehydrogenase I translates to MRVLKFGGTSVANAENIKRVKSIVANTATDKVLVVVSAFGGITDLLIETLELASKNDSKYKELFSTLEKKHFETVKKLFPPKEQSAILGKVKTDLNALESMVEGAAMIGEITPSLSDKVVSHGELLSSFIIAEYFKREGLDAVFKDSRELIVTDETNGRAAVFFDETQKNCKDFLDGMEQRVVMLPGFIAASKSGKTTTLGRGGSDYTAAILAGAIEAEALEIWTDVSGMFTANPKLVKQAKCIEHISFEEAMELSHFGAKVLYAPTIQPVLGKGIPIHIKNTFAPEDAGTLISKNQNNGGKTVKGISHVENITLLSLEGPGMVGIPGISKRFFETLFLENISVVLITQASSEHSICVGIADNDAERAAKAVDDAFELEINTKRIKPVIVESDLAIIALVGDNMKNHQGLSGKMFSALGKNNVNIRAIAQGASERNVSAVIAKEDVKKALNTLHEEFFEEQVKQLNLFVIGVGNVGSRLLAQLQKQGKYLKKELRLNVRVIGLSNSRTMVFNEDGVDLKNWQQSISEGQKADRDLFLETIKKLNYRNSILVDNTASEEVANSYGSYLKESISIVTCNKIACSSGYGHYGELKRLSKEFNAPFLFETNVGAGLPIIDTLKHLIASGDRVNKIQAVLSGSLNFVFNNFNNAITFHDVVKQAQESGYTEPDPKIDLSGIDVMRKILILARESGYQLEIDDIENESFLPQESLKTASNDDFFASLIKYEAHFQKIFEEAASKKCRLKYVAQFENGKAKVGLQHVPEGHDFYNLEGSDNIVLFYTDRYIEQPLIIKGAGAGADVTASGIFADIVRIGNF, encoded by the coding sequence ATGAGAGTATTGAAATTTGGGGGCACTTCGGTTGCCAACGCAGAGAACATAAAACGCGTAAAATCAATTGTTGCCAATACCGCGACAGATAAAGTGTTGGTAGTGGTTTCGGCTTTTGGCGGCATTACCGATTTATTGATTGAGACTTTAGAACTTGCTTCAAAGAACGATTCAAAGTATAAAGAGTTGTTCTCAACACTTGAAAAGAAACATTTCGAAACGGTCAAAAAACTGTTCCCACCCAAAGAACAGAGCGCCATTTTGGGCAAGGTCAAGACCGATTTGAATGCATTGGAGTCTATGGTGGAAGGGGCCGCTATGATTGGGGAAATTACACCTAGCCTGTCTGACAAGGTTGTTTCACATGGCGAACTGCTATCATCGTTCATTATTGCCGAATATTTTAAGAGGGAAGGGTTAGATGCTGTTTTCAAAGATAGTCGAGAACTTATCGTGACCGATGAAACAAACGGTAGGGCAGCGGTATTTTTCGATGAGACCCAGAAAAACTGCAAGGATTTTCTTGATGGGATGGAACAACGGGTAGTCATGCTACCGGGATTTATAGCCGCATCAAAATCTGGAAAGACGACCACCTTGGGCCGGGGCGGTTCTGACTATACGGCGGCAATTCTTGCCGGGGCAATAGAGGCCGAAGCATTGGAAATATGGACCGATGTCAGTGGTATGTTCACCGCGAACCCCAAATTGGTCAAGCAGGCAAAGTGCATCGAGCATATTTCTTTTGAAGAGGCCATGGAACTCTCGCACTTTGGGGCCAAGGTACTCTATGCCCCGACCATACAGCCCGTATTGGGCAAGGGCATTCCGATTCATATCAAGAATACGTTTGCTCCTGAAGATGCGGGTACCTTGATATCGAAAAACCAAAACAATGGGGGAAAAACGGTCAAAGGCATCAGTCATGTCGAGAACATCACACTGCTTTCGCTTGAGGGCCCCGGTATGGTGGGTATTCCGGGTATTTCAAAACGATTCTTTGAAACCTTGTTTCTTGAAAACATAAGCGTGGTGTTGATCACCCAAGCCTCATCAGAACATTCGATATGCGTGGGTATTGCCGATAACGATGCTGAAAGGGCCGCCAAGGCCGTCGACGATGCCTTTGAGCTCGAAATCAATACCAAACGCATCAAACCTGTAATTGTTGAAAGCGATTTGGCCATTATCGCCTTGGTGGGTGACAATATGAAAAACCATCAAGGTCTCAGCGGCAAGATGTTCAGTGCGCTTGGCAAGAACAATGTGAACATAAGGGCAATAGCCCAAGGCGCTTCAGAACGGAATGTTTCTGCGGTCATTGCCAAAGAAGATGTCAAAAAAGCCCTCAATACACTTCATGAAGAATTTTTTGAGGAACAGGTCAAACAACTTAATCTTTTTGTCATCGGAGTCGGTAACGTTGGTTCTCGATTGTTGGCGCAATTGCAAAAACAGGGGAAGTACTTAAAAAAAGAGTTGCGCTTAAATGTACGGGTCATCGGTCTGTCAAATTCGCGTACCATGGTTTTTAATGAGGATGGGGTGGACCTAAAAAATTGGCAACAATCCATATCTGAGGGACAAAAAGCAGATCGAGACCTTTTTCTCGAGACGATTAAGAAGCTCAATTATCGAAACAGTATTTTGGTCGACAATACGGCAAGTGAAGAAGTCGCCAATAGTTATGGTAGCTATCTAAAAGAAAGCATTTCAATAGTGACCTGTAATAAGATAGCCTGCTCTTCAGGGTATGGTCACTATGGTGAATTGAAACGGTTATCAAAAGAATTCAATGCACCGTTCTTATTTGAGACCAATGTAGGCGCGGGCTTACCCATTATAGATACACTGAAACATTTAATCGCCTCGGGCGATAGGGTGAATAAAATCCAAGCGGTGCTCTCGGGCAGTCTAAACTTCGTGTTCAACAATTTCAATAATGCCATCACTTTTCACGATGTGGTCAAGCAAGCCCAAGAAAGTGGGTATACAGAACCCGACCCGAAAATCGATTTGAGTGGCATCGATGTGATGCGAAAAATTTTGATCTTGGCCAGGGAAAGTGGATATCAACTTGAAATTGATGATATCGAAAACGAATCGTTCTTGCCCCAAGAAAGTTTGAAGACAGCATCGAATGATGATTTTTTTGCATCCTTGATAAAATATGAAGCACATTTTCAAAAGATTTTCGAGGAGGCGGCTTCAAAAAAGTGCAGATTGAAATATGTAGCGCAGTTTGAAAATGGTAAGGCAAAGGTTGGATTGCAGCACGTTCCGGAGGGGCATGATTTCTACAATCTGGAAGGAAGCGATAACATTGTTTTGTTTTATACTGACAGATATATCGAGCAGCCCTTGATTATCAAAGGAGCAGGGGCAGGGGCCGATGTGACCGCTTCGGGCATTTTTGCCGATATTGTCAGAATAGGAAACTTTTAG